One Microbacterium keratanolyticum DNA window includes the following coding sequences:
- a CDS encoding ABC transporter ATP-binding protein — protein sequence MVNAIDVTDLGVRFRRNRRGRRSFKDLFAGASRRSRPGEFWALRNVSFAVAPGEAIGVVGRNGQGKSTLLRLVAGVLLADEGTVTVRGGVAPLIEITGGFVGDLTVRENVRLTAGLHGMSRAEVSRRYDDIIAFAELDGFEDTPYKHLSNGMKVRLAFAVVSQLDEPILLVDEVLAVGDKAFRDKCYKRIDELLSEGRTLFFVSHNERDLRRFCTRGLYLDKGALVLDAPIGDVLDRYNADYSR from the coding sequence ATGGTGAATGCGATCGATGTCACGGACCTCGGCGTGCGGTTCCGCCGCAATCGGCGAGGACGACGGAGTTTCAAGGACCTCTTCGCCGGCGCATCCCGACGCTCCCGCCCTGGTGAGTTCTGGGCGCTGCGCAACGTGTCGTTCGCCGTGGCTCCCGGTGAAGCGATCGGGGTGGTCGGACGCAACGGTCAGGGGAAGTCGACCCTGCTGCGTCTCGTCGCCGGCGTGCTGCTGGCGGATGAGGGCACGGTCACGGTGCGCGGCGGCGTCGCTCCGCTCATCGAGATCACCGGCGGTTTCGTCGGTGACCTCACGGTGCGTGAGAATGTTCGCCTGACAGCGGGTCTGCATGGGATGTCGCGCGCGGAGGTGAGCCGTCGCTACGACGACATCATCGCGTTCGCGGAGCTCGATGGGTTCGAAGACACTCCCTACAAGCACCTGTCCAACGGGATGAAGGTGCGACTCGCCTTCGCCGTGGTCTCGCAGCTGGACGAACCGATTCTCCTGGTCGATGAAGTTCTCGCCGTCGGCGACAAGGCCTTCCGGGACAAGTGCTACAAGCGCATCGACGAATTGCTCAGCGAGGGACGAACGCTCTTCTTCGTCAGTCACAACGAACGTGACCTGCGCCGGTTCTGCACGCGAGGGCTCTATCTCGACAAGGGCGCCCTCGTGCTCGACGCCCCGATCGGTGACGTCCTCGACAGGTACAACGCCGACTACTCGCGCTGA
- a CDS encoding WhiB family transcriptional regulator: MAGYRSEVPENWFVDPVNLGVPGIRRPSADDDNALAWQTDALCAQTDPEAFFPEKGGSTRDAKRICTSCDVRGECLEYALNNDERFGIWGGLSERERRKLKRRAS; the protein is encoded by the coding sequence ATGGCCGGCTATCGATCAGAAGTTCCCGAGAACTGGTTTGTCGATCCGGTGAACCTTGGGGTTCCCGGCATACGTCGACCCTCCGCGGACGACGACAATGCTCTCGCCTGGCAGACCGACGCCCTGTGCGCGCAGACCGACCCCGAAGCCTTCTTCCCCGAAAAGGGTGGCTCCACGCGCGACGCCAAGCGCATCTGCACCTCCTGCGATGTGCGCGGCGAATGCCTGGAGTACGCGCTCAACAATGATGAGCGATTCGGGATCTGGGGTGGACTCTCCGAGCGGGAGCGTCGCAAGCTCAAGCGACGCGCAAGTTGA
- the manA gene encoding mannose-6-phosphate isomerase, class I, whose protein sequence is MLLSLTNAPRDYAWGSKTLLAALEGRVPAELPEAEVWFGDHAGDPADLPDGRTLDAVTGGELPFLLKLLAAEDPLSIQVHPTKAQAVEGFAREADLAADAPGRNYRDDNHKPELIVPLSERFEALCGLRELAASRRLLAELRSSTEESAGLSRLSALLDGEKDPLRAALQWALAEATPAEVADVIDAVHGGVAAEFAQTLVAIREIAARNPGDPGVIVALLMNFVVLRRGEAVFLRAGLLHAYVSGLGVEIMAASDNVLRGGLTPKHIDVAELLTIVDTTPGDVEIIRPDPGLTVQRFPVPVDDFALSRVVLSGEDVVVDVQAPAMVLATSGDVRVIGADALALPVPVGTAVFADPAESTLVLSGVGEVFVAEPGSH, encoded by the coding sequence ATGCTGCTTTCCCTCACGAATGCTCCGCGCGACTACGCATGGGGATCGAAGACTCTGCTCGCCGCTCTGGAAGGTCGAGTTCCGGCGGAGCTTCCCGAGGCCGAGGTGTGGTTCGGTGACCACGCCGGCGATCCCGCCGATCTTCCCGACGGGCGCACACTGGATGCCGTCACCGGGGGAGAGCTGCCGTTCCTGCTCAAGCTCCTCGCGGCGGAGGACCCGCTGTCGATTCAGGTGCACCCCACGAAGGCCCAGGCCGTCGAGGGATTCGCGAGAGAAGCGGACCTCGCGGCGGACGCCCCCGGGCGAAACTACCGCGACGACAACCACAAGCCCGAGCTGATCGTGCCGTTGAGCGAGCGATTCGAGGCGCTGTGCGGATTGCGTGAGCTTGCCGCTTCGCGTCGCCTGCTCGCAGAGCTGCGTTCATCGACCGAGGAATCTGCGGGGCTTTCCCGTCTCAGTGCTCTGCTCGACGGGGAGAAAGACCCGCTGCGGGCGGCGCTGCAGTGGGCGCTCGCCGAGGCGACGCCAGCGGAGGTCGCCGACGTCATCGACGCCGTGCACGGCGGAGTGGCTGCGGAGTTCGCCCAGACGCTGGTCGCGATCCGTGAGATCGCAGCCCGCAACCCCGGGGATCCGGGCGTGATCGTGGCGCTGCTCATGAACTTCGTGGTGCTGCGACGCGGCGAGGCCGTCTTCCTGCGGGCCGGGCTTCTGCACGCCTACGTCTCCGGGCTCGGAGTGGAGATCATGGCAGCGAGTGACAACGTGCTGCGCGGCGGACTCACACCGAAGCACATCGACGTCGCCGAACTCCTGACGATCGTCGATACGACTCCCGGTGATGTCGAGATCATCCGTCCCGATCCCGGACTGACGGTGCAGCGCTTCCCGGTCCCGGTCGACGACTTCGCGCTGTCGCGCGTGGTGCTGTCGGGTGAGGATGTCGTGGTCGACGTGCAGGCACCGGCGATGGTGCTCGCGACGAGCGGAGATGTTCGTGTCATCGGCGCGGATGCTCTGGCTCTGCCGGTTCCGGTGGGAACGGCGGTGTTCGCGGATCCTGCAGAGTCGACGCTCGTGCTCTCCGGCGTCGGCGAGGTCTTCGTCGCAGAGCCGGGTTCTCACTGA
- a CDS encoding ABC transporter permease: MSHATVGAPGTPRRYLHSLWLLSARDLRVRYATSFLGYLWSVLDPLVMSAIYWFVFTQVFNRGGRIGEEPYIVFLIVALLPWVWFNTSVSDFTRAFRKDSRLVRSTSIPRSIWVNRIVLSKGIEFLFSMPVLVLFAVFAGAQVGWGLLWFPVAILLQTVLLVGLGLLIAPLCVLYSDLERTTALILRALFYASPVIYGLSDLPAPFDVLGIFNPLAGIFTLYRVGFFPEQWETTPIVVSAVLSFAILALGVFVFRRLERVVLKEL; the protein is encoded by the coding sequence GTGAGTCACGCGACGGTCGGGGCGCCGGGGACGCCCCGGCGATACCTGCATTCGCTCTGGCTGCTGTCCGCCCGCGATCTGCGGGTGCGGTACGCCACGAGCTTCCTCGGATATCTGTGGTCGGTGCTCGATCCGCTGGTGATGAGCGCGATCTACTGGTTCGTGTTCACGCAGGTGTTCAACCGCGGTGGCCGCATCGGTGAAGAGCCGTACATCGTCTTCCTCATCGTGGCGCTCCTGCCCTGGGTGTGGTTCAACACGTCGGTCTCCGATTTCACTCGCGCGTTCCGCAAGGACTCCCGGCTGGTGCGCTCGACTTCCATCCCGCGGTCGATCTGGGTCAACCGGATCGTGCTGAGCAAGGGCATCGAGTTCCTCTTCTCGATGCCCGTGCTCGTGCTCTTCGCCGTCTTCGCGGGTGCCCAGGTCGGCTGGGGGCTGCTGTGGTTCCCCGTCGCGATCCTGCTCCAGACCGTACTGCTCGTGGGGCTGGGGCTGCTGATCGCGCCGCTGTGCGTGCTCTATTCGGACCTCGAACGCACGACTGCTCTGATCCTGCGGGCGCTCTTCTACGCCTCCCCGGTGATCTACGGCCTGTCCGACCTGCCCGCCCCGTTCGATGTGCTCGGAATCTTCAATCCGCTGGCGGGCATCTTCACGCTCTATCGCGTCGGATTCTTCCCCGAGCAGTGGGAGACGACTCCGATCGTCGTCTCTGCCGTCCTGAGCTTCGCGATCCTCGCACTCGGAGTCTTCGTGTTCCGTCGCCTCGAGCGTGTCGTCCTGAAGGAGCTCTGA
- a CDS encoding glycosyltransferase, giving the protein MTEAVPASPSTGAFDPASATIAIVTFNRSHLLTGLLESISAMEPKPGHVVIVDNASQDDTTEVVESFRDRIGTELVYRRLDTNTGGSGGFSEGMRVAYELGSEWIWLMDDDVEVLPQGLAQMGKWAPRFKSIQGRRYDYDGSAFYWQYRIAERMGIPIPFAPAGFDATGFKEMNSGCFEGMFIHRSIVQQIGLPDPRFFIYWDDQMYGWLASRKTTAVIVDEFVLRRTREIKQWDMGIRHMNASSNAYRYYIMRNRAYIKHYYRALGVYNPVLFGLGTTMTFAKELIRLLFVERTVRGTSNLFRGIRDGGRIARDRSWQPMAPLEA; this is encoded by the coding sequence ATGACCGAGGCTGTACCCGCCTCCCCGAGCACCGGTGCGTTCGACCCGGCATCCGCGACGATCGCCATCGTCACATTCAATCGCTCTCACCTGCTGACGGGCCTGCTGGAGAGCATCAGCGCGATGGAACCCAAGCCGGGTCACGTCGTGATCGTCGACAACGCCTCGCAGGATGACACGACCGAGGTCGTCGAGTCGTTCCGCGATCGCATCGGCACCGAGCTCGTCTACCGCCGGCTCGACACCAACACGGGTGGATCGGGCGGCTTCAGCGAGGGAATGCGGGTCGCCTACGAGCTGGGATCCGAGTGGATCTGGCTCATGGACGACGATGTCGAGGTCCTCCCCCAGGGTCTTGCCCAGATGGGCAAGTGGGCTCCGCGCTTCAAGAGCATCCAGGGGCGACGCTACGACTATGACGGGAGCGCGTTCTACTGGCAGTACCGCATCGCAGAGCGGATGGGCATCCCGATCCCCTTCGCCCCGGCGGGCTTCGACGCCACCGGCTTCAAGGAGATGAACAGCGGATGCTTCGAGGGGATGTTCATCCACCGCTCGATCGTGCAGCAGATCGGCCTGCCTGACCCGCGTTTCTTCATCTACTGGGATGACCAGATGTACGGATGGCTGGCGTCGCGGAAGACGACGGCCGTCATCGTGGACGAGTTCGTGCTGCGCCGCACGCGCGAGATCAAGCAGTGGGACATGGGCATCCGCCACATGAACGCCTCCAGCAACGCCTACCGCTACTACATCATGCGCAACCGGGCATACATCAAGCACTACTACCGCGCGCTCGGGGTCTACAACCCGGTGCTCTTCGGCCTCGGGACGACCATGACGTTCGCCAAGGAGCTCATTCGCCTGCTGTTCGTCGAGCGCACAGTGCGCGGCACCAGCAATCTCTTCCGAGGGATTCGCGACGGTGGCCGCATTGCGCGCGACCGTTCCTGGCAGCCCATGGCACCCTTGGAAGCATGA
- a CDS encoding O-antigen ligase family protein: MTRDPHGLTRILASAEMARAFTLTVLLAVFSSFAIVRISGLMTFTTIVVTLCAIGLAILVVRRDELSLLRLAPTSLIAFLLWALASAFWSTEAADTLRGWAALFGFAFLAVTVGHIRDTLQTVRAIGDTLRILLGVSLVLEIFSGILIDTPIRLLGIQGNLAMGGPVQGIFGSRNMLGFIAVIALVTFAVERRSQSVPNAVAIPSLALAGLLALFSASPTVLVLAVAVGIATAGLAVVRHARPERRSALQWTLGAGVVVALAVAFLLRHRIIAWLDAGSDFSTRADLWNALLDQWARRPLHGWGWYGPWQADEFPFNAINFFTKDQHRTALNAYFDALLQVGAVGFALIVLFGGIALVRSWLVASVRRSVVYAWTPLLLVTLGVESMFESFTLSGPGWFLLVLCALRAGQSRSWRENIDAAQTGTIPTLPPTDHR; the protein is encoded by the coding sequence GTGACGAGGGATCCGCACGGTCTGACGCGCATCCTCGCCTCCGCCGAGATGGCGCGCGCCTTTACTCTCACCGTGCTGCTTGCGGTGTTCTCCTCCTTCGCGATCGTGCGGATCAGCGGGCTGATGACGTTCACGACGATCGTCGTCACTCTGTGCGCGATCGGTTTGGCCATCCTTGTCGTCCGCCGCGACGAGCTCTCTCTGCTTCGGCTCGCACCCACGTCGCTGATCGCCTTCCTCCTGTGGGCTCTGGCGAGCGCATTCTGGTCGACGGAGGCGGCGGATACCCTGCGCGGCTGGGCGGCACTGTTCGGCTTCGCCTTCCTTGCGGTGACCGTCGGTCACATCCGCGACACGCTGCAGACCGTCCGCGCGATCGGCGACACCCTGCGGATCCTGCTCGGTGTATCGCTCGTGCTCGAGATCTTCTCCGGCATCCTCATCGACACCCCGATCCGACTCCTGGGCATCCAGGGCAATCTCGCCATGGGCGGCCCTGTCCAGGGCATCTTCGGCAGCCGCAACATGCTCGGCTTCATCGCCGTGATCGCCCTCGTGACTTTTGCGGTCGAGCGCCGTTCGCAGTCCGTCCCGAACGCCGTCGCGATCCCCTCACTCGCCCTGGCGGGACTTCTCGCCCTCTTCTCGGCCTCGCCGACCGTTCTGGTCCTGGCCGTCGCCGTCGGCATCGCCACCGCGGGCCTCGCCGTCGTGCGGCACGCCCGCCCCGAGCGCCGATCCGCGCTCCAATGGACACTGGGAGCAGGTGTCGTCGTCGCTCTCGCCGTCGCCTTCCTCCTGCGGCATCGCATCATCGCCTGGCTCGACGCAGGAAGCGACTTCAGCACGCGCGCCGATCTATGGAACGCGCTCCTCGACCAGTGGGCCCGCCGACCCCTCCACGGCTGGGGCTGGTATGGCCCCTGGCAGGCCGACGAGTTCCCCTTCAACGCGATCAACTTCTTCACGAAGGACCAGCACCGCACCGCACTGAACGCCTACTTCGATGCGCTCCTGCAGGTGGGCGCCGTCGGCTTCGCGCTCATCGTGCTCTTCGGCGGCATCGCCCTCGTGCGCTCCTGGCTGGTCGCGAGCGTCCGACGCTCCGTCGTCTATGCCTGGACACCCCTGCTGCTGGTGACACTCGGCGTGGAGTCGATGTTCGAGAGCTTCACGCTCTCCGGTCCGGGATGGTTCCTTCTGGTGCTCTGCGCTCTCAGAGCCGGACAGTCACGGTCGTGGCGCGAGAACATCGATGCCGCTCAGACGGGGACGATCCCGACACTCCCGCCGACGGATCACCGCTGA
- a CDS encoding glycosyltransferase, with product MPHVLQNVVFPLDRDPDLLPLYADPETWSLVDDKTVRMSSRAHLGNILGRRSARVLSGRRVSLGTYFNAFPASYWQHWTSVRNVRLTVRTTGPATILVYRSSGEGARQRVATREVSGEATTSFDLVLEHYSDGGWIWFDVVADEKNAVLSSAEWTTEQDPVRHGKASLGITTYNKPDYCIETLRALADAPEALELIDRIFIVDQGDQLVQDQPDYAALAERLGETLQIIRQPNLGGSGGFSRSMLETLQRPESDFVQLLDDDVRIEPESLRRSILFGRYATKPVLVGGHMFDLLDRPKLHAWAEVVDETPFMWRSLYQETLPHDFGASNLRQSPLLHMRMDADYNGWWMCLIPLDAIRKVGLAMPAFIKWDDAEFCLRAREAGYPTVSMPGVALWHVSWVGKDDTIDWQAYFHARNRIVAGLLHSEAPHGGTLIRHSRRVDLKHLMMMQYYPTALRALALRDVLSGPEHMRKTLGTAMPRARAIAKDFPETVVYRDPELVLRSRRGRQVFMKQKQNDGPSGWALRWFTATTLIRHWFHQPDPANVEMPEAEFSKSDAYWWRVPVFDSALVSSADGSGKTIYTRDRANYRRMLRDSVRLHRQLRRQWPDLQRRYRAALPELVSPQSWQQIFEEKA from the coding sequence GTGCCTCACGTCTTGCAGAACGTCGTCTTTCCGCTCGATCGCGACCCGGATCTACTTCCGCTCTACGCCGACCCGGAGACCTGGTCCCTCGTCGACGACAAGACCGTGCGCATGTCCTCGCGCGCGCACCTGGGAAACATCCTCGGTCGACGCAGCGCCCGTGTGCTCTCCGGTCGCCGCGTCTCCCTTGGCACCTACTTCAACGCCTTTCCCGCGTCGTACTGGCAGCACTGGACGAGCGTTCGCAACGTTCGTCTGACCGTCCGCACGACGGGTCCCGCGACGATCCTGGTCTATCGCTCCAGCGGAGAAGGCGCCCGTCAGCGCGTGGCAACACGCGAGGTGTCCGGCGAGGCCACGACGAGCTTCGATCTCGTGCTTGAGCACTACAGCGACGGCGGATGGATCTGGTTCGACGTCGTCGCCGACGAGAAGAACGCGGTGCTCTCGAGCGCCGAATGGACCACCGAGCAGGACCCGGTTCGACACGGTAAGGCCTCGCTCGGCATCACGACGTACAACAAGCCGGACTACTGCATCGAGACTCTCCGCGCGCTCGCGGACGCGCCCGAGGCACTGGAGCTGATCGATCGCATCTTCATCGTCGATCAGGGCGACCAGCTGGTGCAGGATCAGCCCGACTACGCGGCCCTCGCGGAGCGCCTCGGCGAGACGCTGCAGATCATCCGGCAGCCGAATCTCGGAGGATCGGGTGGCTTCTCGCGGTCGATGCTCGAGACTCTGCAGCGTCCTGAGAGCGACTTCGTGCAGTTGCTCGATGACGACGTGCGCATCGAACCCGAGTCTCTGCGGCGCTCGATCCTGTTCGGCCGCTACGCGACGAAGCCCGTTCTCGTCGGCGGGCACATGTTCGACCTGCTCGACCGGCCCAAGCTCCACGCCTGGGCAGAGGTCGTCGATGAGACGCCCTTCATGTGGCGCTCGCTCTACCAGGAGACCCTGCCGCACGACTTCGGTGCGTCGAATCTGCGTCAGTCGCCGTTGCTGCACATGCGCATGGACGCCGACTACAACGGCTGGTGGATGTGCCTGATCCCCCTCGATGCAATCCGCAAGGTCGGCCTCGCCATGCCCGCTTTCATCAAGTGGGACGATGCCGAGTTCTGCCTGCGCGCCCGCGAGGCCGGCTACCCCACGGTATCGATGCCCGGCGTCGCGCTCTGGCATGTCTCCTGGGTCGGCAAGGACGACACGATCGACTGGCAGGCGTACTTCCACGCACGCAACCGCATCGTCGCCGGACTGCTGCACTCCGAGGCACCCCACGGCGGCACCCTCATCCGTCACAGCCGTCGGGTCGACCTCAAGCATCTGATGATGATGCAGTACTACCCCACAGCACTGCGTGCTCTCGCGCTGCGCGATGTGCTCTCGGGCCCCGAGCACATGCGCAAGACGCTCGGAACCGCGATGCCTCGCGCCCGGGCGATCGCCAAGGACTTCCCCGAGACCGTCGTGTATCGCGACCCCGAACTGGTGCTGCGCTCGCGGCGCGGGCGTCAGGTGTTCATGAAGCAGAAGCAGAACGACGGTCCGAGCGGTTGGGCACTGCGATGGTTCACTGCGACGACCCTCATCCGACACTGGTTCCACCAGCCCGACCCGGCCAACGTCGAGATGCCCGAGGCGGAGTTCAGCAAGAGCGACGCGTACTGGTGGCGCGTTCCCGTGTTCGACAGTGCTCTCGTGAGCTCGGCCGATGGCTCCGGCAAGACGATCTACACGCGCGATCGTGCGAACTATCGTCGGATGCTGCGTGATTCCGTGCGCCTGCACCGTCAGCTCCGTCGGCAGTGGCCCGACCTTCAGCGCCGCTACCGCGCCGCGCTTCCCGAGCTCGTATCCCCCCAGTCCTGGCAGCAGATCTTCGAGGAGAAGGCATGA
- a CDS encoding NUDIX hydrolase, protein MDKPFRVVYENRDALPVRLEVAGPIQVGDHSYEHHRLVVGDGRPGAVVMARRAGQVLLVLSERLAAGRRMWELPRGGGDDGESPVQTGVRELREEVGLRAVNPRAAGQFVTDSAIFPQQVAVIVCDVAEETPAAGDGEIIDQRWVTMTEAEQLIVDGVVADALSLAAFALVSAKGL, encoded by the coding sequence ATGGATAAGCCGTTTCGCGTCGTGTACGAGAACAGGGACGCTCTTCCTGTCCGGCTCGAGGTGGCCGGCCCGATCCAGGTGGGTGACCATTCCTATGAGCATCATCGGCTCGTCGTCGGGGACGGACGCCCTGGCGCCGTGGTGATGGCACGGCGTGCCGGGCAGGTTCTGCTGGTGCTCAGTGAACGGCTCGCTGCGGGCCGTCGCATGTGGGAGCTGCCGCGAGGAGGCGGCGATGACGGTGAGAGTCCCGTGCAGACGGGGGTGCGTGAGCTCCGCGAAGAGGTCGGGCTGCGTGCGGTGAACCCGCGGGCTGCCGGGCAGTTCGTCACCGACTCGGCGATCTTCCCGCAGCAGGTGGCCGTCATCGTCTGCGATGTCGCGGAGGAGACCCCCGCTGCAGGCGATGGCGAGATCATCGATCAACGGTGGGTGACGATGACTGAGGCCGAGCAGCTCATCGTCGACGGCGTCGTGGCTGACGCACTCTCGCTGGCGGCGTTTGCACTGGTGAGTGCGAAGGGACTGTGA
- a CDS encoding RNA polymerase sigma factor has protein sequence MQADAALWARAAQADDAAFAEIFDRHGDRVYRHARRLVAQQADAEDVTAMVFLEAWRSRTRVRVVDGSPLAWLLVTATNLSRNLERGRIRHERALRQLRIEDAPDHAEHVAEEQGVTSRRAPVQSSFGQLSRRDQEILMLCVIEELPPREVAVLMRVPAGTVRTRLSRAKKRLREALEAGHPDVVSQWRGVQG, from the coding sequence ATGCAGGCGGATGCCGCGCTGTGGGCGCGTGCGGCGCAGGCAGATGACGCCGCGTTCGCCGAGATCTTCGATCGTCACGGTGACCGCGTGTACCGTCATGCGCGTCGTCTGGTTGCACAGCAAGCGGACGCCGAGGACGTCACCGCGATGGTTTTCCTGGAGGCCTGGCGGTCACGCACCCGTGTGCGTGTCGTGGACGGCTCGCCGCTTGCCTGGCTGCTGGTGACGGCGACGAATCTGTCGCGCAATCTGGAGCGCGGCCGCATCCGTCATGAGCGCGCACTGCGACAGCTGCGGATCGAGGATGCGCCGGATCATGCCGAGCACGTGGCAGAGGAACAGGGCGTGACGAGTCGTCGCGCACCCGTGCAGTCGTCTTTCGGTCAGTTGAGTCGTAGAGACCAGGAGATCCTGATGCTCTGCGTCATCGAGGAGCTGCCGCCGCGCGAGGTCGCCGTGCTGATGCGCGTGCCGGCAGGGACCGTGAGGACGCGGCTTTCTCGCGCGAAGAAGCGGCTCCGCGAGGCGTTGGAGGCGGGGCACCCGGACGTGGTGTCGCAGTGGCGGGGAGTCCAGGGATGA
- a CDS encoding O-antigen ligase family protein — translation MAQISRLSVSPAPTAPPREATGHLFLRGYVILVLFVTFAHTAVFNLVGPIGSTITLGVLTASTLAIWIPALARQRPQRYPWRRLPWAALAYVAFALVSVAWSQWPAATLLTGALLLSITVNALFIAASLSWHEIIRALGSAFKWILGLSLLLELWVSLVLRAPLLPNFFDAPSEKINPHWYWVRNNLLDGGRIQGIVGNSNVLAILCIIALVVFGVLMAAGARRRGTLIAWMVLAAFFLVRAGSATAAACAVAVTVVLITVLLMRRARVPEQRTRIYIAYAAVAVALLATVWFGRDVLFSALGRSSDLTGRLDIWQTVLTRAAQHPVIGNGFSSPWVPWDPGFAGWIDDHGITVFHAHNMWVDVYFQLGAVGVILMIATYLSLVWRSWFFAVDRPRWDLNAHRRYSALAVLPTLLVALLLTQGLAESGPIMLWGWMLVVLFSAKIKAVPLVGVGLSERANLVEGGPRRKQAP, via the coding sequence ATGGCGCAGATCTCTCGACTCTCGGTCTCTCCCGCACCGACCGCCCCTCCCCGTGAGGCGACCGGTCACCTCTTCCTGCGCGGATACGTCATCCTCGTACTGTTCGTCACGTTCGCGCACACCGCCGTCTTCAATCTCGTAGGCCCGATCGGATCCACGATCACGCTTGGCGTCCTCACGGCATCGACCCTCGCCATCTGGATCCCCGCTCTCGCGAGGCAGCGCCCGCAGCGGTATCCCTGGCGGCGCCTGCCCTGGGCCGCACTCGCCTACGTCGCATTCGCACTGGTGTCGGTGGCATGGTCGCAGTGGCCGGCGGCCACCCTGCTGACCGGTGCTCTCCTGCTGTCGATCACCGTCAACGCGCTCTTCATCGCGGCGTCGCTCAGCTGGCACGAGATCATCCGAGCGCTCGGATCCGCGTTCAAGTGGATCCTCGGCCTGTCTCTGCTCCTCGAGCTCTGGGTCTCGCTCGTCCTGCGGGCGCCGCTGCTGCCCAACTTCTTCGACGCCCCGAGTGAGAAGATCAACCCGCACTGGTACTGGGTGCGCAACAACCTCCTCGACGGCGGCCGCATCCAGGGCATTGTTGGAAACTCGAATGTTCTCGCGATTCTGTGCATCATCGCGCTTGTCGTCTTCGGCGTGCTGATGGCGGCGGGCGCACGCCGCCGCGGCACCCTGATCGCGTGGATGGTCCTCGCCGCGTTCTTCCTCGTCCGCGCGGGATCCGCCACAGCCGCCGCCTGCGCCGTCGCTGTGACCGTCGTTCTCATCACGGTGCTGCTCATGCGGCGAGCGCGTGTCCCCGAGCAGCGCACGCGCATCTATATCGCCTACGCCGCTGTGGCCGTGGCGCTCCTCGCCACGGTCTGGTTCGGGCGAGACGTGCTGTTCAGCGCACTGGGGCGCAGCTCGGATCTGACCGGCCGTCTGGACATCTGGCAGACGGTGCTTACGCGTGCTGCGCAGCATCCTGTTATCGGCAACGGGTTCTCGTCTCCCTGGGTGCCGTGGGACCCAGGCTTCGCCGGATGGATCGATGACCATGGCATCACGGTGTTCCACGCCCACAACATGTGGGTGGACGTGTATTTCCAGCTCGGCGCGGTGGGAGTGATCCTCATGATCGCGACCTACCTCTCTCTGGTCTGGCGCTCGTGGTTCTTCGCCGTCGATCGCCCCCGCTGGGACCTGAATGCGCACCGCCGATACTCCGCGCTCGCGGTCCTGCCGACTCTTCTCGTCGCCCTCCTGCTCACGCAGGGGCTCGCAGAATCCGGCCCGATCATGCTCTGGGGCTGGATGCTCGTGGTGCTCTTCAGCGCGAAGATCAAGGCGGTCCCGCTCGTCGGGGTCGGACTGAGCGAGCGTGCGAATCTGGTCGAGGGCGGACCACGCCGGAAGCAGGCTCCGTGA